The Leguminivora glycinivorella isolate SPB_JAAS2020 chromosome 17, LegGlyc_1.1, whole genome shotgun sequence genome has a window encoding:
- the LOC125235538 gene encoding general odorant-binding protein 69a-like, producing the protein MALYYYVLVVAVVAAFVNDCSAITDEQKEVIRQKLRANALACASELGFTNDQLTQWKQEKREPDDSNKCFVACMFKKSGLIDDQGLYSEAVALEKINPYLSDAKKDEVNGAIKACSSVNAESVGDGNAGCDRAVLLFKCFKQQKDLLGLSLYFSE; encoded by the exons ATGGCGTTGTATTATTACGTTCTGGTTGTGGCGGTTGTGGCTGCTTTTGTAAACGATTGTTCT GCAATAACCGACGAACAGAAGGAAGTGATAAGACAGAAGCTCAGAGCAAATGCGTTAGCATGCGCCTCGGAGCTTGGCTTCACTAATGACCAGCTGACGCAATGGAAGCAGGAAAAACGGGAGCCCGATGACTCCAACAAGTGCTTCGTCGCTTGCATGTTCAAGAAGAGTGGTCTG ATTGATGACCAGGGCCTGTACTCTGAGGCCGTCGCTCTTGAGAAGATCAATCCTTACCTCTCAGACGCGAAAAAGGATGAGGTGAACGGCGCAATCAAGGCTTGCAGTTCTG TGAATGCTGAATCCGTTGGCGACGGCAACGCTGGCTGTGATCGTGCTGTACTGCTCTTCAAGTGCTTCAAGCAACAGAAGGATCTG cttGGCCTCTCCCTGTACTTCTCGGAATAA
- the LOC125235210 gene encoding general odorant-binding protein 72-like, whose translation MDRRTWVFVMVLAFLANGCDALTKAQMKKSAAAFKKKCMAKENVSEDMIGDIEKGKFIEDKGVMCYIACIYQMANVVKNNKLSYEASIKQIDIMYPADLKEPAKKSVEACKDVSKKYKDLCEASFWTAKCIYEDDPKNFIFA comes from the exons ATGGACCGGCGGACCTGGGTTTTTGTTATGGTGCTTGCTTTTTTAGCTAATGGATGTGATGCT CTAACCAAAGCGCAAATGAAAAAATCTGCAGCAGCGTTCAAAAAGAAATGCATGGCCAAAGAAAATGTATCTGAAG ATATGATTGGAGACATAGAAAAAGGAAAGTTCATTGAAGACAAAGGAGTCATGTGCTATATTGCGTGTATTTACCAAATGGCTAATGTC GTTAAGAACAACAAATTAAGTTATGAAGCATCTATAAAACAGATTGATATAATGTACCCCGCAGATTTAAAAGAACCTGCCAAAAAATCGGTAGAAGCGTGTAAGGATGTAT CGAAGAAATACAAGGATTTGTGCGAAGCCTCTTTCTGGACtgcaaaatgtatttatgaGGATGACCCGAAAAACTTTATATTCGCTTAG